A genomic window from Lotus japonicus ecotype B-129 chromosome 1, LjGifu_v1.2 includes:
- the LOC130728591 gene encoding expansin-A23-like, with product MAMTPCFLALAIFIVLFVQTMSAGIDPNWYAAHATFYGDMSGKETMQGACGYGDLFKQGYGLNTAALSTALFNHGLTCGACFEIMCVNSPFCIKNAGTIKITATNFCPPNYTKKVDIWCNPPQKHFDLTMKMFTTIAAYRAGVVPVQYRRVPCNKIGGVKFELNGNPNFLLVLVYNVANAGDVSSMSVKGSGTGWLPMSHNWGQNWNVGTNVAGQALSFRVTTSDGKTLYFMNVVHPRWLFGQTYQSNLNF from the exons ATGGCCATGACTCCCTGTTTCCTTGCTTTAGCCATTTTCATTGTTCTTTTTGTTCAAACCATGTCAGCTGGTATTGACCCAAATTGGTATGCTGCTCATGCAACCTTCTATGGAGACATGAGTGGTAAAGAAACCATGC AGGGTGCTTGTGGTTATGGTGATCTTTTCAAACAAGGGTATGGGCTTAATACCGCAGCACTAAGCACAGCACTATTCAACCATGGACTTACTTGTGGTGCATGTTTTGAGATCATGTGTGTCAACTCCCCCTTTTGCATAAAGAACGCAGGCACAATCAAAATTACAGCAACAAATTTTTGTCCTCCCAATTATACCAAGAAAGTTGACATTTGGTGCAACCCGCCACAAAAACACTTTGACTTAACCATGAAAATGTTCACCACAATTGCTGCATACCGTGCTGGGGTTGTCCCTGTTCAATATCGCCGTGTTCCATGCAACAAAATTGGGGGTGTCAAGTTTGAGCTTAATGGGAACCCTAATTTTTTGCTTGTGTTGGTGTACAACGTTGCAAATGCTGGAGATGTTTCTAGCATGAGTGTCAAAGGATCCGGAACAGGATGGCTTCCAATGTCACACAATTGGGGACAAAATTGGAATGTCGGAACTAATGTGGCAGGACAAGCCTTGTCATTTAGGGTTACTACTAGTGATGGTAAAACCTTGTACTTTATGAATGTTGTCCATCCTCGATGGCTATTTGGACAGACGTACCAGTCCAACTTAAATTTTTAG
- the LOC130715894 gene encoding uncharacterized protein LOC130715894 has protein sequence MAAEPAGGGNEDTNVGFVNFTPRNITRIGRPAGAARPPEVKTGLVQLMYANPFAGLDHENPYTHLTKLYELCCTAGISQAEEEAVFLRLFPLTLIGQAKDWFLDQPQTTLADWNELEKKFMTKYFSESKYMDCRTAISTFSQSTGESLREAWERYKSMLRRCPNHDFDAKTQIHLFRKGLQQQSRIMVDATSGGSLMTKSPTEAIQIIEAMALNDHQDQHMRGPPRRGCVLELGSSDAILAQNKQLQQQLDEVKKTLSDLPKQLREMQDSSSRKQVNRCDVCTKDHPTEYCQLQEEEVHYLGNQQRQGYQNNYPRGGNQQYNQPWRQDARPSTSRAPPPYQNQSYQ, from the coding sequence ATGGCTGCAGAACCAGCTGGTGGTGGAAATGAGGATACAAATGTAGGATTTGTGAACTTCACTCCAAGGAACATAACCAGGATTGGTAGGCCTGCAGGTGCTGCTAGGCCACCTGAAGTGAAGACTGGATTGGTGCAGCTGATGTATGCTAATCCTTTCGCTGGCTTGGATCATGAGAATCCTTACACTCACCTGACAAAGTTGTATGAACTTTGTTGTACTGCTGGAATTAGCCaagctgaggaagaagctgtATTTCTGAGGCTCTTCCCTTTAACTTTGATTGGGCAAGCAAAGGATTGGTTCTTGGATCAACCACAGACAACTTTAGCTGATTGGAATGAATTGGAAAAGAAATTCATGACCAAGTACTTTTCTGAATCAAAATATATGGATTGTAGAACTGCAATTTCTACTTTTTCCCAAAGTACAGGTGAAAGTTTGCGTGAAGCTTGGGAAAGATACAAATCCATGTTGAGGAGGTGCCCGAATCATGACTTTGACGCCAAGACACAAATCCATCTTTTCAGAAAAGGTCTTCAACAACAGAGCAGGATAATGGTGGATGCAACTTCAGGAGGTTCTTTGATGACAAAGTCTCCAACTGAGGCCATTCAGATCATTGAGGCTATGGCTCTAAATGACCACCAAGATCAACATATGAGAGGACCACCAAGGAGAGGATGCGTTCTGGAATTGGGATCAAGTGATGCTATCTTGGCCCAAAACAAGCAACTGCAGCAACAACTGGATGAAGTGAAAAAGACTCTTAGTGATCTTCCCAAACAACTTCGGGAGATGCAAGATTCTTCTTCCAGGAAGCAGGTGAACAGGTGTGATGTGTGTACTAAGGATCATCCAACAGAATACTGTCAATTACAGGAAGAGGAGGTTCACTACCTAGGAAACCAGCAGAGGCAAGGGTACCAGAACAACTATCCCAGGGGAGGTAATCAACAATACAACCAACCTTGGAGGCAAGATGCAAGGCCTTCCACCAGCAGGGCACCACCACCTTACCAGAATCAGTCATACCAATAG
- the LOC130715901 gene encoding uncharacterized protein LOC130715901, translating to MNQFMQMTMTNQKNTEASIKNLEIQMGQMAKQMAENQKGKFHANTEDNPREHCNAIFTRSGRVVGGEVGDEIDVDEEKNESHDPKESEKEEEVEKEEEKNKREVVDREVKKKSEKNEKKNESEEIRWSPPIQRLPYPPNSKKIDHERQRRRFIDIFKHLNITMPFSEALEQIPSYGKYMKELLNKKDKLKALHEDEVIQLNGRCSAILQRLPPPKHRSSKSLVLPVKLENNQSCNALIDSGATINLMPLSLLKRLGDVEVEPTGMTLQLADKSVKLPQGIAENVTVMVEQLNFPIDFVVVDVPEDKEIPIILGMPFIITARIAFDVDTGILKVRQGEDEVHFTVFSDNHHRQSKGMVSLIKNVGFDLEKLFDEHDPSSSSIDASNHLSELENAKTKHCENKNCDFDGKEDVKNGLRKKGRIRKKKKFSKMWKVVTTCQKCFKELLKKEKEPKRKKGTILSSCLWSP from the coding sequence ATGAATCAGTTCATGCAGATGACTATGACCAATCAGAAGAACACAGAAGCTTCTATTAAAAATTTGGAGATCCAAATGGGCCAAATGGCTAAGCAGATGGCAGAGAATCAGAAAGGGAAGTTCCATGCCAATACAGAAGACAATCCCAGGGAGCATTGTAATGCAATATTCACAAGAAGTGGGAGAGTAGTTGGTGGAGAGGTTGGTgatgagattgatgtggatgaagagaaaaatgagagcCATGATCCAAAAGAGAgtgaaaaagaggaagaagttgaaaaagaagaagaaaagaataaaagagaGGTTGTAGATAGAGAAGTAaagaaaaagagtgaaaaaaatgagaaaaagaatGAGAGTGAGGAAATTAGGTGGAGTCCGCCTATCCAACGCTTGCCATATCCTCCTAATTCCAAGAAGATTGATCATGAGAGGCAAAGGAGGAGGTTTATTGACATTTTCAAGCATTTGAACATCACCATGCCATTTTCTGAAGCATTGGAGCAAATTCCGTCATATGGCAAGTACATGAAAGAGCTTTTGAACAAAAAGGACAAGTTGAAAGCACTGCATGAAGATGAGGTGATCCAGCTCAATGGACGTTGTAGTGCAATTCTACAACGCTTACCACCTCCAAAGCATAGAAGTTCCAAGAGTCTTGTCTTGCCGGTTAAACTTGAAAACAATCAATCCTGTAATGCACTGATAGACTCTGGGGCTACTATCAATTTAATGCCTCTTTCCTTGTTGAAAAGGTTGGGAGATGTGGAAGTAGAGCCTACAGGGATGACGCTGCAACTAGCTGATAAATCAGTCAAATTACCTCAAGGAATTGCAGAGAATGTGACTGTGATGGTGGAGCAACTGAATTTCCCAATAGACTTTGTGGTTGTAGATGTTCCTGAAGACAAAGAGATCCCAATCATTTTAGGGATGCCATTCATTATCACTGCCAGGATAGCATTTGATGTAGATACTGGGATCCTGAAGGTGAGACAAGGTGAAGATGAGGTACATTTTACAGTTTTTAGTGATAATCATCACCGACAAAGCAAAGGTATGGtttctttaattaaaaatgttgGTTTTGATTTGGAAAAATTATTTGATGAGCATgatccatcatcatcttcaattgATGCATCAAATCACTTGTCTGAGCTTGAAAATGCAAAAACTAAACATTGTGAAAATAAAAACTGTGATTTTGATGGTAAAGAGGATGTGAAGAATGGATTAAGGAAGAAAGGAAGgataagaaagaagaaaaagttttCTAAGATGTGGAAGGTTGTGACTACGTGTCAAAAGTGCTTCAAAGAACTTctgaaaaaggagaaggaaccaaagaggaagaagggaacCATTCTCTCCTCTTGTCTTTGGTCTCCTTGA